From Arcobacter arenosus, one genomic window encodes:
- a CDS encoding magnesium transporter CorA family protein: MTHTNLDNFHLVDIKNPIHPSIFYDDNEYDLFILRLPQIKNDSFDLHSYAFIITEESYYYYDKNKDAFNDLKDFKHFYHFLNKLINTTMKLTTSFSSSISDLEELVYQEKTHKNFNSIWFSHKNDLIRINRVLLKAIDALEDIMFKYKNEDDYLERNFADIQEHIQRANRNIEHSLEKLDTLFSFYQTQVNEQSNKIVYILTLLSGIFLPLNFIVGFFGMNTTSLPFTKEDGGTLTVVLILIIAALISTLITLLMRRR; this comes from the coding sequence ATGACCCATACAAATTTAGATAATTTCCATTTAGTTGATATTAAAAACCCTATTCATCCATCTATATTTTATGATGACAATGAATATGATCTTTTTATTTTAAGATTACCTCAAATAAAAAATGATAGTTTTGATTTACATAGTTATGCCTTTATAATTACAGAAGAGAGTTATTACTACTATGATAAAAATAAAGATGCATTTAATGATTTGAAAGATTTCAAACATTTTTATCACTTTTTAAATAAATTAATAAATACTACAATGAAATTAACAACAAGTTTTTCTTCAAGTATCTCCGATTTAGAGGAGCTTGTATATCAAGAAAAAACACATAAAAATTTTAACTCAATATGGTTTTCCCATAAAAATGATTTAATAAGAATCAATAGAGTACTTCTAAAAGCAATTGATGCCCTTGAAGATATAATGTTTAAATATAAAAATGAAGATGATTATCTAGAAAGAAACTTTGCTGACATTCAAGAACATATTCAAAGAGCAAATAGAAATATAGAACATAGTTTAGAAAAACTAGATACTTTATTTAGTTTTTATCAAACACAAGTTAATGAGCAATCTAATAAAATTGTATATATATTAACTTTGCTTTCAGGGATTTTTCTACCTTTAAATTTTATAGTTGGTTTTTTTGGTATGAATACAACCTCTCTACCTTTTACAAAAGAAGATGGTGGTA
- a CDS encoding FAD-binding oxidoreductase: protein MIDNAHIDYFKTIVGEENVKADKAHLIAYCYDATRERFEPDAVVFPRDEEDVSKILKYCNEHKIVIVPRGAGSGFTGGSLPSNGGIILSLERHMNKLLEIDMENMVGVVQPGLINMQFQKAVEEVGLFYPPDPASEEYSTLGGNVSENAGGMRAAKYGITKDYVVALRAVLPNGDIIVAGKKTIKDVAGYNTAGILIASEGTLAVITEITLKLIPKPKFKQTYMGIFPDVNKAMNAVFKSLAAGANPVAMEFLDSLVIKALKQKFPQVDLPEDAGGILVGDVDGSSEADIKAQLETLKESFANNGSIDFIEAKDEDHGKSLWFARRNASPATAIYGTKKLNEDISVPRSKLPEALDSIYAIGEKYGFNVPCFGHAGDGNIHVNVMVKDKTNAKEMEDGHKAIEEIFQLVVDMGGTLSGEHGIGLSKAPFMNIAFTDAELNLFSNIKKAFDPNNILNPFKMGLK, encoded by the coding sequence ATGATAGATAATGCGCATATTGACTATTTTAAAACAATAGTTGGCGAAGAAAATGTAAAAGCTGATAAAGCACATTTAATTGCATATTGTTATGATGCAACAAGGGAAAGATTTGAACCAGATGCAGTTGTTTTCCCAAGAGATGAAGAAGATGTTTCAAAAATCTTAAAATATTGCAATGAACACAAAATTGTTATTGTACCAAGGGGTGCAGGTTCTGGATTTACTGGTGGTTCTCTACCTTCTAATGGTGGGATTATTTTAAGTCTTGAGCGACATATGAATAAACTATTAGAAATTGATATGGAAAACATGGTTGGAGTTGTTCAACCAGGATTAATCAATATGCAATTTCAAAAAGCTGTTGAAGAGGTTGGTTTATTTTACCCACCAGACCCAGCAAGTGAAGAGTATTCTACTTTAGGTGGAAATGTTTCTGAAAATGCAGGTGGTATGAGAGCTGCTAAATATGGTATTACAAAAGATTATGTTGTTGCATTAAGAGCAGTACTTCCAAACGGAGATATTATAGTTGCAGGTAAAAAAACTATTAAAGATGTAGCAGGATATAATACAGCTGGTATCTTAATTGCAAGTGAAGGTACACTAGCAGTTATTACTGAAATCACTTTAAAATTAATTCCAAAACCAAAATTCAAACAAACATATATGGGAATTTTCCCAGATGTAAATAAAGCAATGAATGCAGTATTTAAATCACTTGCTGCTGGAGCAAATCCAGTTGCAATGGAGTTTTTAGATTCACTTGTAATCAAAGCTTTAAAACAAAAATTTCCACAGGTTGATTTGCCTGAAGATGCAGGTGGAATTTTAGTTGGAGATGTTGATGGAAGTAGTGAAGCAGACATTAAAGCTCAACTTGAAACACTAAAAGAATCTTTTGCAAATAATGGTTCTATTGACTTTATTGAAGCAAAAGATGAAGATCATGGAAAGTCATTATGGTTTGCAAGAAGAAATGCAAGTCCAGCAACTGCTATTTATGGAACTAAAAAACTAAATGAAGATATTTCTGTTCCAAGAAGTAAACTTCCAGAAGCACTTGATTCAATCTATGCAATTGGTGAAAAATATGGATTTAATGTTCCTTGTTTTGGCCATGCAGGAGATGGAAACATTCACGTAAATGTAATGGTAAAAGATAAAACAAATGCAAAAGAGATGGAAGATGGACACAAAGCAATTGAAGAGATTTTCCAACTAGTTGTTGATATGGGTGGAACATTAAGTGGAGAACATGGAATTGGATTATCAAAAGCTCCATTTATGAATATTGCATTTACAGATGCTGAATTAAATCTATTTAGTAATATAAAAAAAGCATTTGATCCAAACAACATATTAAATCCTTTTAAAATGGGACTAAAATAA
- a CDS encoding plasminogen-binding N-terminal domain-containing protein, giving the protein MKYLTKGLITIFASTLLVQGLNAKTTMCYKNEWKSPSTIETVKLDGGECNGKFSYKEMMKKGWNLKDITITKGKEGLNYTYLLSDEEQIKVDNSNFMENKVTKLDYRAMATRLKNVTEDSATIDIGNLRVGQSAVIQHNYENGKSLLVANGFVTSSNQNSSTLKLVPFLDIKQNALPTSSRKAVEGDIAIINYLYDTSLIIAPSQDAFTATRNKYRDNNFLHSDLFAAKLKYDGEPTPSKKIIQDYAISQNIGTIFFVIKNKVYIVDSKTFAILDSDSISYNYVEDEQMPFYTRIEKIEKNIIKKVTEYKKWFSFLDKYIGNDNRTEDEVLLEDYVKAGELSVKADVYNDYYEKLLGIKK; this is encoded by the coding sequence ATGAAGTATTTAACAAAAGGCTTAATTACAATTTTTGCTTCAACTTTATTAGTTCAAGGTTTAAATGCAAAAACTACAATGTGTTATAAAAATGAATGGAAATCACCTTCAACTATTGAAACTGTAAAATTAGATGGTGGAGAATGTAATGGTAAGTTTTCATACAAAGAAATGATGAAAAAAGGTTGGAACTTAAAAGATATCACAATCACTAAAGGTAAAGAGGGATTAAATTATACTTATTTACTTAGTGATGAAGAGCAAATAAAAGTTGATAACTCAAATTTTATGGAAAATAAAGTTACAAAACTAGATTACAGAGCTATGGCAACAAGATTAAAAAATGTTACAGAAGATAGTGCAACAATTGATATTGGTAATTTAAGAGTTGGTCAAAGTGCAGTAATCCAACACAATTATGAAAATGGAAAATCTTTACTTGTGGCAAATGGTTTTGTTACATCATCAAATCAAAATAGTTCAACATTAAAATTAGTTCCTTTTTTAGATATTAAACAAAATGCTCTACCAACTTCAAGTAGAAAAGCTGTTGAAGGTGATATTGCTATTATTAACTATTTATATGATACATCTTTAATTATTGCGCCATCACAAGATGCATTTACAGCAACTAGAAATAAATATAGAGACAATAACTTTTTACACTCAGATTTATTTGCTGCAAAATTAAAATATGATGGAGAACCAACTCCTTCTAAAAAAATAATTCAAGATTATGCAATCTCGCAAAATATTGGGACAATATTTTTTGTTATCAAAAACAAAGTTTATATAGTAGATTCAAAAACTTTTGCAATATTAGATAGTGATTCAATCTCATATAACTATGTTGAAGATGAGCAAATGCCTTTTTATACTAGAATTGAAAAGATTGAAAAAAACATTATTAAAAAAGTTACAGAGTATAAAAAATGGTTCTCATTCCTTGATAAATATATAGGAAATGATAATAGAACTGAAGATGAAGTTTTATTAGAAGATTATGTAAAAGCTGGAGAGCTTTCTGTAAAAGCTGATGTTTATAACGACTATTATGAAAAACTATTAGGTATTAAAAAATGA
- a CDS encoding YihY/virulence factor BrkB family protein produces the protein MEEPEIVKHPVKTILKALDSFFNDDTTYYAASLSFFTIFSLLPIIALLIAIISNLEITQQYLDIFINYIFDLLNPTHSRDFIDTLKNYISNSGKLGLLGILYMLFVFIMFFKDYEYIVNKIHKAKRKPLLQSFFFYLFFLITLPLMLAVLNIALSFYDNTIFNWLVTFSFAWLIFFGLFKLSVNKPISTKAAAISSLFTLIVLSITKNLFIYYVVYNKTYTTIYGSLAILLFSFFWIYISWIIYLYGIKMCHRINIQKSVENK, from the coding sequence ATGGAAGAGCCAGAGATTGTAAAACATCCAGTTAAGACAATATTAAAAGCATTGGATTCATTTTTTAATGATGACACAACTTATTATGCTGCAAGTCTTAGCTTCTTTACAATCTTCTCTTTACTTCCAATAATTGCCCTTTTAATTGCAATTATCTCAAATTTAGAGATAACTCAACAATATCTTGATATATTTATTAACTATATTTTTGATTTATTAAACCCTACTCACTCAAGAGATTTTATTGATACATTAAAAAACTACATATCAAACTCTGGAAAACTAGGTTTATTAGGTATTTTATATATGCTTTTTGTATTTATAATGTTTTTTAAAGATTATGAATATATCGTAAATAAAATACATAAGGCAAAAAGAAAACCATTATTACAATCTTTTTTCTTTTATCTATTTTTTCTAATAACACTACCCCTGATGTTAGCTGTTTTAAATATTGCACTATCTTTTTATGATAATACAATTTTTAATTGGTTAGTAACTTTTTCTTTTGCATGGTTAATTTTCTTTGGTTTATTCAAACTAAGTGTAAATAAGCCAATAAGTACAAAAGCAGCAGCTATATCATCACTATTTACGCTAATAGTACTTTCTATTACTAAAAACCTATTTATTTACTATGTGGTCTATAATAAAACCTATACGACTATTTATGGTTCACTTGCAATTTTACTTTTTTCATTTTTTTGGATTTATATTTCTTGGATTATTTACCTTTATGGGATTAAAATGTGTCATAGAATAAACATTCAAAAGAGTGTAGAAAATAAATAA